The following nucleotide sequence is from Saimiri boliviensis isolate mSaiBol1 chromosome 6, mSaiBol1.pri, whole genome shotgun sequence.
TAGAGTATCACATTTATTTGTTAGCACTCATCTAACTCTTCTACTTTATCTAAATATCTTGAAGATTATTCCAAAAGGATAAGAtattgaagttgttttttttttttttttttttttcgccttGATCAATCTTTACCTTAAAAATGTTGGATACTCTGGGGCCATCTACTTAATACGTTTTCATGTTTCAGTGAAGGCTATTCTTAATGTGCCTTCttgctgccttctttttctttctgctatgtaaatatttatcaCTCTAACATGTGCAAATAACTTGTTTCAGTCATTGAAAAAGATGATAcattatttcagaatatttgaaatatgaGAGGAAATTATTAAAGTTATatctgggtctgtgtgtgtgagctAAACCAAATCCTTCTATTATTTTGCTAATGCAAATGCATCTGTATACTTTTCAAAAGAGTGTTCGAGATTAAGGTCATGACCAGATGTAGAAGAGTAAAATTCCTGAATAGAAGCAGATGTTAGAGAATCTTCTTTCTAAAGCATCTTTGATGTTTAGGGAAGCAAACTGCATACTATTAGTAGGAGATAGAAacgcgcgcacgcgcacacacacacacacacacacagacacacacacacagagagagagagagagagaaatattatcATTGGGTTACTTTAACTTGGTGAATTGTAAATGGTGTATTTTTTGGTGTACATATTTCATAATACTGCCACCCAGTTGCCTTTGGATAGAATAAAATGAGCAGTAGACACAGAATTGTATTTTGGTACAACAATATAGCGAACATTTAAACAGTCACATAGGCTTCCTGCTAAACCAAGTAAATTCAAGTGCGTAGTGGTCTCTGACATACCAGTGCAGCTACTGTTCTGATGGGACAAGGACCAAATATGTTATGCAGGGAAAATAGAGGCTTGTTGTTAATCAGAAATATCTGGAATACATTTGAGTTTTCTTTAAATGGTAGATTTATAGCACTCTACCCTTTATCCCCAAAACCTGCAGTGAGGACTTTTGGTCAAAAGTGTTTCTAAATTTATTATAGAAATCAGTCTGGTTTATTTAAACGTTGTGTcaaattttttcccaaaatatattCATTAGTACTATACTGTGATCTCCTAGGAGACTGAATTGTATGCTTTGGATTCCAACCTAACTTTTTAAGTGCAAGTTCACCTTTCATCCTATTTAGTAGCATTTGTCTAACTGCTCAGCCACCTCTCACAGCCAAGGGTAATTGCATACTTGGACTAAACCTATAAGAATTATAAGCTTAAAATGAAAGAAGCTTCAGAGTCAGCAAAGACAGAATTTGGTGGATGCAAGCCAAGTCTAGAAAGGAGGATCATTTTCCCTTTGGATTTATATCACTTTTGTTTGTACTAGCACTTGCTTTTTATTAGACGTATTTGTTGGTGTTTTTTATGttgttgcttgttttgttttgtgatcgCAGGCTGGGAATATGTTAAGTATACTCAATACCGAATAACTTGACAAACAATAGCCAAATGTTTTCCCTTTCCTTGAGTCTTCTCCCCAATGAAAGCAAGTGTGAATTGTGTTCCTAACAAAGGGAGGTAAGATGGAAGAAAAAAGCCAGATAATTAGTGatcaaaaaaaacagaagcaagatTCTTGCATGCTGTCATTCATTTCCTGTCCTTTTTTCCCCAATTATCTGACCTGTTTTGCTAGTAATAATTGATTTTTCACACCTGGAGACCACAAAACCATGGAGTAAGGTCAGCCTGCAGAGTTAAGTGTGAGTATCCAAGCTTCTTAGCCATTAGGAGTTGAAGTTTTCTTCAGCTTGGTCAGTCCTTATTTCACCACCAAGGTGGCAGGTTTCAAGGTCAGTAATGAGATCTGTATATATTCACTTGTTTTACATAAAGATAGAAGTCATATACATAGTATGTTAAAATATAAGAAGAATGCCAAGGTGCAACAACCAGCAAGTTCCTTTTTTGCTTGGAAGCTAGCGTATGGTCTCTTAGCCAAAATGCCCCCAGTTCCTTAAAAAATGCCATTAACAAATTACTACTGAATTAGCATTGCCATCTCGTGGTATGTATTCATCCTTCAGAACAAATCTAAACCTACACTTCCTTAAAGCTCTGCAGTCTGCATTTAGAAAAAGTCACCTCTTCCAGAAGGATGGAAGAAACCATAAATCCAAGAGCTTACTATAATAACAGTAatctaatattttgaaaatgtaaggTTCTGATTCACAGCCTTTCACCTAGAAGTAAAATTAGAGCTGGCAACCAGTAATATACTAGatgatttctttaattatttttatatagattgGGAGTGATGCAAGAGCAGGAACCAGATCTTCTCAATTGTGCACCCACAATACTAAAATCAATATTTTGCACACAGCAGGGCTTTAATAATTACCATTGAATTGaactaaattttttaacactCAGCACCAAATATTCTTTTTCAGCTCTAGATGACTTAGAATACTTTCCTGTTTTGCTATTATAGTTCATCTGGCCAGTGAAATTTTATTGAGGAGACAGTGAATAAATTATATTGAAACTTTCCTTCAAGTAGAATTGAATTTACTTCACAAAGTCATTATTTTTGAACCTGAGCATTCTACAAAGAGTAACcctaaagagaaggaaaaaataccaCAGCATCCTTAAACATAGATCTAAAACTCAAGTCAACTAGTCAGACAGGACCCTGTAGAAGTTGATTTTGTGACTAAAGAATACtgtagtattttctttcttagaaagcAGAAAATCTAATTATCTTGAAGTTTCTCACATTTGAGCCATACTACAAATGAGTTGTGTCCAGGTACAGAAAAAccaacagtattttatttataatcttatttttagctttttaactACAAATTCTGGTTCTagagttttttaaaagtcatggGTTTTATAGATGCTTATATGTAAATCTGTTGTTtgctcactttcttttcttttccatagaATGGTCTTCCTCATAAATACAGATCAGGTCATTACATGAAAAATATAAGatcttgcatttttttccttgttctctcttaaaaatctatttctaaTATTGCATTCCCCATTGGATTACTTCATATGGGtatgagggaaaaagaaaaaaaaaattaaaaatagagagaCAAAATAGACTGGATCTCACCACTAGAATTCACCATAAAAATCTCAAAGTGTAAcagaatttttacaaaatttcctagaccagttctttaaggaattgaGATCTCCTATGAAAAATATGGATATTGGGGAAGGGAGGAACGAGATGTGGGAGAATAGTGAGTCAGTGCAGCAAAAACAGGTTCTGAGGAATACACATAATTTTGTCTGCTTTAGATCAcaatagaatttttaataaataaatttcttttttgtttttttgtaaagacactTTTTTGAAACAGTAGATTTAGCCCAGtcatttgtgtcatttttaataAACTGTCTTTTTTTGATTGTTGTATGTAACTCTGTAAATGTTTTAGATTTGAGTCTCTTGTACATTGTCTTTAGAGTTCATTCGGATCAATAACGGTTCATGCACTGAACTGTGTATTGAATTTATTGTGTTAACTGTTGTTGTGTGGTTGAAGGGAGATTTGTATGAGTTATAGTGATTTAGGTGCTCATGCTCGATAGCAGGCATGGGCAGGTGGCTTTCCATGGGTGTGTCTCCCGTAATCTCATCATCCACATTAATGATTTCAACAGTCCTTGTTGGGGCATGATGGTTTTGCCGATGGTGCTGCTTCCTCATCTTGTAGAAAATGACCAGCATCACTGCAGCCATGAGTGTGATGGCCACAAAACACCCAATGATGATTTTGGTAGTCTTCATGACCTCATCGATTCCTGGGATCCCACTGTTTATATCAGTCACTGGGATGGTGAAGGTTTTCTCTGTCGACCTTGTGCTCTGTGGCGTGAGAGAGGTGGTCACATTGGTGGTCTCCCAGTCAACCACTGGAGTGGGACCCACATTGTTATCTGTGGTCCGTGCCTCATCCTGAGACGGTTCCATAGTCTCTACTGTGACGGTTGAAAAGTAAGAGAAAGGAGTAGTGGTTGCCGCAGTAACATTCAGGGTGGCTGAAGCGGTAGTATTCCCAACGGAATTACTCACCATACATGTGTACATGCCTGTATCTTGCACAGTTACGTTTGTGAAATTTAACGTACCATCACTGAGCACAGCTATCCTCACTTTGTATGCTCCATGTGTCATGACTGTTCCATTTGGAGTAATCCAAGATACAGAtgtcagggaggtggaggcccgACATTTCAACTCAGCTGCCATGCCTTCAGTGACATTGAGGTCTGCAGGGGGCTCCACAATCACTGGAGCATAGCATGTGAAATAATTCTGGTCGAGCTCTCCAATGTACCTCCCCTTTAGATTGGGAGGAGTGTTACACCGGGCACAACAAGCTGTGTTGGAGGGGGCCATGTCTTTTATCCACCAGCTGAGCCACAGTATGTCACAGTTACAGTTCCAAGGGTTATGATGTAGATGTATCCGCTCTAGATGATGCAAGGGAGTGAAGAGGTCATGAGGCAGTAATGTTAGATTATTGTGTGCCAGGTTGATCTCCACTAGTGACTGAAGGTTGTCAAAGGCATTCCGTtcaatcacttgaatctgggactGTATCATCCACAGTTTTTGAAGGTGCATCAAACCCTGGAAAgagccaggcctgatggcagaTAAATGATTCCCAGAAAGATCCAGCTCATCTAGTTTTATGAGCGGCGTGAGGTTAGGGATTTCCCGAAGGTTGCACATGGCAAGGTTCAAATACCTCAAGTTGGACAGACCTTCAAAGGCACCTTCTGAGATGTATGAAAGTCTTTTCAATTCTCCTAAGTCTAGTCGGCGCAAAGAAGGAATTCTGTTAAAAGCATAAGAAGGGATGCTTTCAATTGGGTTGTTTCGCAACCAGAGCTCCTTCAGTTTAGACAAGTATACAAAAGCTCCATTCGGGATGGTAGTAAGACGATTGTCAAAGAGTTCCAGAGTATTAAGGTTCGCCAGACCATTGAAAGCCCCAATTTCAATGGTTCTGATATGGTTCCTACTCAACTGTAGGATTTCCAAGTGCCTCAAGTGCTTGAAGCTGTTTACTTTAATGATCTGGATTTGGTTCTCATGGAGATTCAGCAGCCGTGTGTTGGTGGAGATGCCATCCGGAACCTCACGCAGGTTTTTCCGAACGCAAATCACCTTGCTGAATTGGTTGCTACAGGAGCACACAGAAGGGCAGGTCTGAGCCCGCACCAGGCCAGCCACCACAAGAAGTTGAAGAGCCAGCAGCGCCACAAGCAGGGGGTCAAATAAGGCCCTGTTAAACCTAGGACCTATCATTATCTGCTGTGGATGTAAGGTCATCTTGTTCAACATTCATAATTTATCTGGTGCTGGTCCTTCTGGAATTCAAGCAGTctgcaaataaaagccaaaaaagatTATTAGATTAGATTTACTCTTAGTGTCTTTCTGGAGTAATGTCAGCGATATAGTGTATAGGTAAAGCCATCATTTGTCAGACAAAAACAAATCTAATGTTCTTTATTATGTGGTTCATATTTAGAGGCAAATGTACCTTTACTCCAAATTAGGAGCTGTCCAAAGACCACTTTCCATGAGATATATAACCACAGAGTAAGGGACCAATGAGGTAGAGGACCATAAAGTATTGTTGGCCAATCAAATGTGGCCCAAATTCATGAGGACATATGATGCATACTCTACGATAGCTTCAATGTCCACAGCAGATTGAAAAAGTTTAAATAGGACTTTGGGGCTATGTCAGACAAACTAAAAGCTCCTTTGCAAAAGTAGTAATAGCTGACATATTATATTGAAGGTTATTCTATGTACCAAACACCATGGACTATAGACTTTACAAACAAGCCTGTCTAGAAATGGCTACAGAATTTGTGGTTTTCAGTGCAAGATAAAAATGTAGGAAatcttataaaattaataatttcaaatCAGTAACAAAAGTCCATTAAACGAAGTGTGGGTCCATCTAAATAATGATTTCTTTGCGGCTGCACAGGATGTAGGCCTGTGAAGCTAGTTGCAATCTTGTGTCATCTTTACGACACTTCTCTGAAGCAGAAATTGTCattcttctcattttcaaaatgaagaacTATAGAAGTGACATTCAAGAAGTCACATGTTAGTATAAATCAATCAGGGCTCAGATGTTCATCAGACTAGTCCCAGAAGATATGATCTCagatataacataaaaatgttgCTATGAGAATAAAggtaaatgcaaaatatttttcaatagtgAAGGACTTTCCTATAAGCGTGACTTTCATATGCAAACCAGCCAATTCAAAGGTCAAACCCCAGTCACCTTCTCAGGTTCTCCCAGGACTCTTACACTGAGACCACCATTCCCTTTCCCTAATCACCCCACGTCCACTTAACCAGGTAACAAGAGACAGCCCTTAGGTCCCAGAGACTGCTCAGATTGTTCAAAAACTAGCCAATCATAAGCCTGCTTACCCAGCCTTTCCCTAAAACTGCAATAAAGGCTCTTGCCCACATTTTCGTCTGGCCGCTCCATACTTGCTGACCCTGCTGCTTCCCAATGTGGGCTCCTCATGCTGTGTCATGCCCCCTCCTCCTGTGAGCTGTGGGCAAAatcatcactttcttttttttttttttttttgagatggagtcttgccctgttgctcaggctggagtgccatagcatgatctcagctcactgcaaccttgcttccctggttcaagcgattcctgtgcctcagcctccggagtaggtggCATtacgagtagctggcattacggGCACATGCCGCCAcctctggctaattattttttacttttagtagagatggggtttcagcatgttggtcagactggtttcaaactcctgacctcaggcaatatGCCTGCTTTgactgcccaaagtgctgggattacaggcatgagccatcacacctggcccctcACTTTTTAATTGGCTGCCATCTCCTGCTCCGTTGCTTCACTCTAGctaaataacaataatacctGCATTCTAAAACAATCACTAAGCAACAGGGCCTGGCTCATCATGTCAATCCTGTTAATAGGTTTTATAGGATTACTCCCCTGTCCCATTTATATCATGACAACAGTGTGGTTGGTAGGTTTCACATCCTAAGTCAGACAGAGTTATCCTCATTGTAAATTTAAATATGGACTTAAATGACTCTTTTATATTTCCATTATCAATAGAAAGCTATCTAAATTTCCAGTAATCATGACCATTGAAAATTTATCATTTGAGTGATTAAGTGTAGTTTCACATATGCCCTCTTTCCCTGAAACAGTTACAGGTTTCAGGGAGAAAGGGCATATGTTATTAAGGTTATTGGGCATAAAATAACATAGCATGCAAAATCCCtgatatataaacaaattaacattttcaggGCTTCGGTCCCAGGGTCCTGCTCCTCCATTCTTTCTCCCATTCCCTATTCTGTAGCCCTCCCCAGAATCCTAGGGTCTCGGGCAAAACAGGTAGAAATAACTGGTTGACTGGAAATAGCACAGAAGTAAAGATAATTCCTTAGTCTGCCGCTtgctacctttttctttttaaactatgaTGCTGTAAAGGCAACCATGCTCGGTGGTCAGGAGAAAAGGGTTTAATGTGAGACTTTTTGAGATCATATCCCTGTTTGAACCTCAATGACCTTAAAATTGATAGTTACTTGATATCCCTATACATTCCCCAACTGTGAAAGAACACTATTATCTACTCAAAAGGCTTTTCTTAGGACTGTCATGTAATGTAAAGTTACTGGCTCAtaggaaataatatataatagtcaaagatattcaaaataaagtgatgggacactcagtttcttcctcttttaaaagATAGGAGCAACAATAATATCTCTTATTGAAATTTGTGGTAGGGATTACTAGATATAATCAGGAACATACTATCAGTAAAACATATGTAACAATGATATATTACTATTAATTATAAGGTAtatgcatttattctttcttactctccaggctgttttattttctacttcttgcTTACTTCAAGGTCTTTGTGCTATTGGAATTAATGAGATTTTCTATAAATCAGTCATAAGTAACGCTTTACAAATTATAGCTGGTTCAAATCTAATTTATAACCTACAGCAAATAATGCTTGGTACATGCACTGAATTAAATCAACTACTATCAACAAAAGGTTTTTTACTTTAATATCTAAATTACGTTACTTTATATAAAAAACCAGGCTTCAACATCTCTTTCATAAGATGTTTTTATcacatcaaaagaaaattaatttaaaagtatgcACTATCCATTACAATATCATCTGACAGCATTTATTTACAAATGCATTTGTGTGAGTTTTGAATTAAACTATGATACTTTTAGCCTTGACCTGGAGGATATCTTGACTTTGTCAATAGACTTTCTTCTTTTACTACCTATGCTTTAGTGCACTGAGAGCCCATGCAGTGAAGCAACTATATGTGAGTTAGCTAACAGAGATACATTATTTAGCACAGTATCATTGCTGAGTCATCATAGGCTTTGTCTAGACATTAGAACTGGTTTGTAAGCAAGGAGGGAGAAAGATGAATTCAGTTAACCACAACTGTaccccttctttcccttctcatATTATCCTTAACAAACCTCCCTAAAGAGAGAGAACCAAAACTGCTTACCCCTGTTCCCTAGGACTCCAAACCATACCTTACCATCTCCATAAATATGACTTTGCTGTTCCACTGTCTGTCTTAGCAGCTCTTTCCTCTTCTATGGCTCTTCCACCAAACCAAATGGCTTCACTGATCCTTATGGGAACTACCCCCAAAGTTCCTTCCACTCTTTGATGgaaaattcaacaaacatttgtgcTCAGATTTACTGAATCTCTTGACTCACCTTGCTGTTTTCATCAATCCTGAATTGTTGTGTCATAATTCTTGTATAATCCTGAACACGTTCCTACATTGGAAAACCTTTCTAGAGtcaaacttaaaatttaattaaaaaaaaaaattcagggccgggcacggtggctcaagcctgtaatcccagcactttgggaggccgaggcgggtggatcacgaggtcgagagatcgagaccatcctggtcaacatggtgaaaccccgtctctactaaaaatacaaaaaaattagctgggcatggtggctcatgcctgtaatcccagctactcaggaggctgaggcaggagaattgcctgagcccaggaggcggaggttgcggtgagccgagatcgtgccattgcactccagcctgggtaacaagagcgaaactccgtctcaaaaaaaaaaaaaaaaaaaaaaattcaaagttcctggacacatgtgcaggacatgcaggtttgttagatatgtaggcatgtgccatggtgtttgcTACACCTAGccacccatcacctaggtatcaaGCCTCACTtgcattacttatttttctttatgctctccctccccactgctACATTCCAAACAGGgcccaatgtgtgttgttctcctccctgtgtccatgtgttctcattgttcagttcccacatCGAAAACTttcggtatttggttttctgtacctgcGTCAGTCAAACTTCCAATTCTTAATAAATTCTGAGCTAATCTTCACAGCTCCTCTCACAGACACTGCCAAACATTTGTGAAGTGGTACTTTTCCTTACCACCATAATCAATAAAGTCAGCTCTGCCTTATCAACAAGTTGTATTGACGATATTTGGGGAATTAGCTTTTTACAATACTAAAGGTGTATTATTCATTCAAAATGTGCTTGAATCTCAAACAGTGTCTTCACCCTCTCCCACCCCACAAACACACATTTGTTGCCTATCAAAACATCCTACCCCCTTActcttttctaagaaaattttatacagaaaaatttactcccttgaaaaaaaaaaaaaaaaaaaagaaaatataaaatactgttttagGAGAGATTGATCAGTACCGAAGGGAGAATAGAATTTGGTTTAAGCTAGAAGTAGGCAAACTTCTtttcctgtaaagggccagattgTAATTATTTCAGGCTTTGTAAGCCATATGACCTCTTGTTGCAACTACTGAATTATGCCACTGTAGCAGCCATAGACAAAAGGTAGATAAATGGGCGTGGCTGTGCTTAATGATACTATTCATAGTAGTACAAAGTAATGTTTGCGGAAATTGTAGTTAGAGCAATCAGACGTGACAAAGGACatcttggaaaggaagaagtcagattatctttgtttgcacatgatatgatcttatatttggaaaaccctaaagactctaccaaaaaactattagaacagataagcaaattcagtaaagctgcagaatacaaatacaaaaataagtagtaTTTCTAAATGCCAAGAGCAAACAGtctgagaaaagaaatcaagaaattaatcTCATTTactatagatataaatataataaaataaaaattaaataactgaaagatctctacaatgaaaactaaaaaacattgatgaaagaaattgaagaggacacataaaaaaatggaaagatattccacgttcatggattagaagaatgaATAGTATTAAAATGTCCGTATTACActaagcaatctacagattcactgCAATCCCTGTTAAAATACCAcagacattcttcacagaaatagaaaaaaaaaatcttgaaatgtaTATGAGACCACAAAAAAGACTtggaatagccaaagctatcctgaacaaaaagaacaaaatggaggAATattactacctgacttcaaattatactgtagagctaaagtaaccaaaacagcatagtactggcataaaagtagagatacagaccaatggaacataatagagaaaccagaaacaaatccatatggctacagtgaattcatttttgaccaaggtgccaagaacatacactgggaaaaggacaatatctttaataaatggtgctgagaaaacgaGATGTCCGtatgcagaagaagaaactagacCTCTATCCCTGgtcatataaagaaaacaaaatggatcaaagacgtATATGGAAATTGCAATGAGATATGTCATTCaagttaaaatgtcttttatccaaaaacaggcaataacaaatgctgctgaggatgtggggaaaagggaaccctcgtacactgttggtagaaatgtgaaTTAATATAACTGtgatggaaaacagtttgaaaattctttaaaaaactaaGAACTGTCATATAATTCAGCAGTTCCACTGCTAGGCACATATTCTCCCAAAAAGGACATCAGTATATAGAAGaaatacctgcactcccatgtttattgcagcactattcataatttcaaatatttggcagccacctaagtgtccatcaagagacaaataaatttttaaatgtggtacatatgtatAATGGAGttctattcagctataaaaaaagaaagagacactaTCAGTTGCAAcgacatgggtggagctggaggtcattatgttaagtgaaataagctaagcacagaaagacaaacttcatatATTCTCGCTTATTTGTGGGAGCTCAAAAGTAAAACAACTGACTAATGGAGATAGAGAGCagaatgatggttatcagaggctgggaagcatagTTGGATGTGGGGAGGCAAAGGAGGAGGGATGGCTAGTGGGTATAAACACATGGTTAGACAGAATTAATAAGATCTATTTGATAGCAAAATAGGGTTACTACAGGAAACAATAATTACTTAAATACCTAAAATAGTATAATTAAGTTGTTATAagacaaaggataaatgcttgaggtactggataccccatttactctAATGTGATGATTATGCTTTCTATGCCTGcatcaaagtatctcatgtatcccataaacatatacacctactatgtacccacagtaattaaaatgttttttaaaagaatatataaatatatgtatatatataaaattctatttcCTAACCATTTAAAAGTTCACAAACATTCTTAGCTGACAGGGCACACTCAAAAAAGTAGCAGGTTGTCTTGCAGATTATAGTTAGCTAAGCTCTTGTCTAAGCAAACATTGATAGTACCATTCCTGCTTTCCGAGACGAATGAGAGGCTGAACATGTGACACAGTATGGCTAATAAGATGTGAGGGGAAGTCAGCTGAGGGATTccagaaattgtttttttctcccactaATTAGAAAAACATGGGGAAGAAATAATTCCTTGTTCTCTTTCTAGATATTGTTGAGGGTAAAATATGCCTAGAGCTGCTGCAGCCATCTTGTGGCCAAGAGGGGAGGCAGCCTGAGGACAAAGCTGATaggtcaagaaagaaaaaatggaaagaatgtaCATCTTTGATATTTGTGATAAGCTGCTGAATTAATGAACCCTGTAACTGCTTTTCCTCTGGACTTTTtactatgtaaaataatatattacacTATAAACAGTTACTCTTTTTCTGGTTACATGCAGCCAAACCTATCCTGATA
It contains:
- the LRRC4C gene encoding leucine-rich repeat-containing protein 4C: MLNKMTLHPQQIMIGPRFNRALFDPLLVALLALQLLVVAGLVRAQTCPSVCSCSNQFSKVICVRKNLREVPDGISTNTRLLNLHENQIQIIKVNSFKHLRHLEILQLSRNHIRTIEIGAFNGLANLNTLELFDNRLTTIPNGAFVYLSKLKELWLRNNPIESIPSYAFNRIPSLRRLDLGELKRLSYISEGAFEGLSNLRYLNLAMCNLREIPNLTPLIKLDELDLSGNHLSAIRPGSFQGLMHLQKLWMIQSQIQVIERNAFDNLQSLVEINLAHNNLTLLPHDLFTPLHHLERIHLHHNPWNCNCDILWLSWWIKDMAPSNTACCARCNTPPNLKGRYIGELDQNYFTCYAPVIVEPPADLNVTEGMAAELKCRASTSLTSVSWITPNGTVMTHGAYKVRIAVLSDGTLNFTNVTVQDTGMYTCMVSNSVGNTTASATLNVTAATTTPFSYFSTVTVETMEPSQDEARTTDNNVGPTPVVDWETTNVTTSLTPQSTRSTEKTFTIPVTDINSGIPGIDEVMKTTKIIIGCFVAITLMAAVMLVIFYKMRKQHHRQNHHAPTRTVEIINVDDEITGDTPMESHLPMPAIEHEHLNHYNSYKSPFNHTTTVNTINSIHSSVHEPLLIRMNSKDNVQETQI